The region TCGCACTGGCCGCGGCCGTCGTTCCCCTCGGCGGCGGATGCGCCGGCCTGCTGGGCGGCGCGGCGCGTCCCTCCATGTCGCAGCTGGCGGGATGGGACATGGTTCCGGGCATCCTCGCCCGCATCGTCCCGCCCGCCTTTCCCAACCGCGACTTCGACATCACGCGCTACGGCGCCGTCGCGGGCGGCGAAACGGACAACACGGCGGTCATCCGCCGCGCGGTCGCGGCCTGCCACGAGGCGGGCGGCGGCCGCGTCGTCGTTCCCGCGGGACGCTTTCTGACGGGGCCCATCCACCTGCGCAGCAACGTCAACCTGCACGTCAGCCAGGGCGCCACGCTCGCCTTCAGCCGCAACCCGTCGGACTATCTGCCCGCCGTCTTCACCCGCTGGGAGGGGATGGAGATGATGGGCTACTCGCCGCTGATCTACGCGTGGGAGCAGGAAAACGTGGCCGTCACCGGCCCGGGCACGCTGGACGGGCAGGCCGACGCCACGCACTGGTGGCCGTGGAAGGGCGGCCGCAACGCTCCGCTCCCCAACCAGGTCGCCGCGCGCAACCGCCTGGGCGAAATGGTGGAGGCGGGCACGCCGGTCGAACAGCGCGTCTTTGCGGAAGGCTCGTACCTGCGGCCGCAGTTCATTCAGCCGTACCGCTGCCGCAACGTGCTGATCGAAGGGGTGACCATCATCAACTCCCCCATGTGGGAGATTCACCCCGTGCTGTGCCGCAACGTCACCGTGCGCGGCGTGCAGATCAACACGCACGGCCCCAACAACGACGGGTGCGATCCGGAATCGTGCACCGACGTGCTGATCGAAGGATGCCTGTTCGACACGGGCGACGACTGCATCGCCATCAAGTCGGGGCGCAACGCGGACGGACGGCGCGTGAACGTGCCGAGCGAAAACATCATCATCCGCGACTGCCGCATGAAGGAAGGGCACGGCGGCGTCACCATCGGCAGCGAGATCAGCGGCGGCGTGCGCAACGTCTTCGTGGAGCGGTGCCAGATGGACAGCCCGGAGCTGGAGCGGGCGCTGCGCTTCAAGAACAACGCGATGCGCGGCGGCGTGCTGGAGAACATCTACATGCGCGACGTGACCGTGGGGCAGGTGGCGGATTCGGTGCTGTCGATGGACCTGTTCTATGAAGAAGGGCAGAGCGGGCCGTTCGTCCCCGTGATCCGCAACGTGGAAATGCTGCGCGTAACGAGCGGCAAGAGCAAATACGCGCTGTACATGCGCGCGTACCCGAAGTCGGAGATCAGCGACGTGCGGATCATCGACTGCCGGTTCAACGGGGTGGAGCGCGGCAACGTGACGGATGGTGTGCAGCGGCTGGAGATGCGCGGAGTGAGCATCAACGGCCAGCCCGCGACCGCCACCAGCCACGAGGTGCGCCCCACCGGCGAGGTGCGCGAAAGCGACATGCGCCCGCCGGCCCAGGCTCCGGCGCGCAACTGAACGGCGAGGCAGAAACCGGCGCGTGAGTGCGGGCTTCACGGCGGCCCCCACCCGGGCTCGCATTACTCGCCCACCCTCCCCCAAAAAAGACTGGGGGAGGGTTGGGCTGGACGGAGAGTTGGGCGCGGGAAGCGGAGTTCAGGGCGTGAGCGGGTTCTGTTGAGCGAATGAATCCGCCGCTCGAACAGCGGGAACCCCCGACACACCGCGCTTCGCGCGATGTTCGGGGCTTCAGCAGTCCGGGGACATGAGCAGAGCCGGCGCCCAGTCCGCGAAAGCTGACTTCGTGTCTGTCGAGGCGCGGTTTCAACCGCCGGGTGAAAGCCGCGGACGCGCGCCGAACCATCCCCCACGCTGAGGTCTCCCCCTCTCCCGCTTGCGGGAGAGGGGGCCGGGGGGAGAGGGCAGCCCGCCGCCGCGCCGGGCCGGCCGGAGCACACCGATCCCAAGCCCTGGATCAGCATCGAAACTGGAAGGCGCAGCAACCGTGTCCGATGAACCGACGATGAGCATCCGATGACCACCATCCACAAGCGCCCGATCGCCGTCATCGCCCTGACGTTGTCCCTTGCCGCGCCGGCCGCGCACGCGCAGGTGGTGCACCTGCCCGCCTCCATCCAGCTGGGCGAAGGCACGCGGCAGGCGGGAGACGCGCCGCTTCCCATCCCCCATGCGCCACCGCGCGCGCGCCGCTCGTCCGACGGCCGGCCGTGGTCCGTGCGCATCTCCGAGTCCGTCATGCGGCGCAACCCGCAGACGCACAGGCGGTGGGACTACACGCAGGGCGTCATCCTCACCGCCATCGAGCGCGTGGGGATGGAGAAGCGCGACCGCACCATGCTGGACTACGTGCGGACCAACATGGACCGCTGGATCAAGCCGGACGGATCCATCGAAGGTTTCGACAAGTCCGAGTACAACCTGGACGAGATCGCGCAGGGCCGCCTCCTTTTCCGCCTGCTGGAGCAGACGCGCGACCCGCGCTACCGGGCGGCGCTGGATTCGCTGCACTCCCAGTTGCGGTCACATCCGCGCACGGCGGAGGGCGGGCTGTGGCACAAGCAGATCTATCCGCAGCAGATGTGGCTGGATGGCCTGTACATGGCACAGCCGTTCTACGCGCGGTATGCGAAGACGTTCAACGAGCCCGCCGCCTTTGACGACATCGCGCGGCAGTTTCTGCTCGTCGCCCGGCACACGCGCGATCCGCGCACGGGGCTGATGTACCACGGATGGGATGCGGCGCGCGCGCAGCCCTGGGCAGATTCCGCCACCGGCGTGTCGCCCGGCTTCTGGGGGCGCGCGATGGGCTGGTACCTGGTGGGCCTGGTGGAAACGCTGGAGCAGTTCCCCGCGGATCACCCGGACCGCCCCGCCCTCCTGGCCACGCTGGCCGACGCAGCGGACGCGGT is a window of Longimicrobium terrae DNA encoding:
- a CDS encoding glycoside hydrolase family 28 protein; this encodes MRPDEISRRDFVRTFALAAAVVPLGGGCAGLLGGAARPSMSQLAGWDMVPGILARIVPPAFPNRDFDITRYGAVAGGETDNTAVIRRAVAACHEAGGGRVVVPAGRFLTGPIHLRSNVNLHVSQGATLAFSRNPSDYLPAVFTRWEGMEMMGYSPLIYAWEQENVAVTGPGTLDGQADATHWWPWKGGRNAPLPNQVAARNRLGEMVEAGTPVEQRVFAEGSYLRPQFIQPYRCRNVLIEGVTIINSPMWEIHPVLCRNVTVRGVQINTHGPNNDGCDPESCTDVLIEGCLFDTGDDCIAIKSGRNADGRRVNVPSENIIIRDCRMKEGHGGVTIGSEISGGVRNVFVERCQMDSPELERALRFKNNAMRGGVLENIYMRDVTVGQVADSVLSMDLFYEEGQSGPFVPVIRNVEMLRVTSGKSKYALYMRAYPKSEISDVRIIDCRFNGVERGNVTDGVQRLEMRGVSINGQPATATSHEVRPTGEVRESDMRPPAQAPARN
- a CDS encoding glycoside hydrolase family 88/105 protein, producing MTTIHKRPIAVIALTLSLAAPAAHAQVVHLPASIQLGEGTRQAGDAPLPIPHAPPRARRSSDGRPWSVRISESVMRRNPQTHRRWDYTQGVILTAIERVGMEKRDRTMLDYVRTNMDRWIKPDGSIEGFDKSEYNLDEIAQGRLLFRLLEQTRDPRYRAALDSLHSQLRSHPRTAEGGLWHKQIYPQQMWLDGLYMAQPFYARYAKTFNEPAAFDDIARQFLLVARHTRDPRTGLMYHGWDAARAQPWADSATGVSPGFWGRAMGWYLVGLVETLEQFPADHPDRPALLATLADAADAVARVQDPVTGLWWDVLDEPNRDGNYLEGSASSMFAYALSRAARLGYVDARFRAVGERGFNGLLSNLVRENPDGTVSLINVVQVSGLGGNPRRDGSPRDGTFGYYVTEPVVTDDYKGVGPLILAALELGR